From a single Metopolophium dirhodum isolate CAU chromosome 6, ASM1992520v1, whole genome shotgun sequence genomic region:
- the LOC132946322 gene encoding thymidine phosphorylase-like yields MSIISIIKKKCQKNELTDDEIKFFVKCTVDGCIDQCQIGAMLMALYLNDLTNAEVCNMTTAMASSGKILKFRSSAIVVDKHSTGGVGDKVSIPLVPALSATQEDFIIPMVSGRGLEFTGGTLDKLESIPGFSSFSFDDQQLLDMGNNFGCFIVGSDDLSPADSVLYKARDVTATVDNAGLIIASIISKKAAAGIKYLILDLKVGSASFFHSIDEAKSFGKQFVLVAKMMGIECRVLMTRMSAPIGNYVGNSLEILESINCLRGKGPSDLQALVELIGGHLLEMTHKVSSVNEGSKRMAESLNNGTALEKFKQMLIELRVDERIADELCYGSTTSVLPMAKYEIEIKALTSGYVNGIHGMNIAKVCNKLGAGRQFSNQAIDPAVGIRLLVKKGDRVDIDTVCMVLYHNEIDLNESYLILLQQSIELVNEIVEPEDILLGVIDCN; encoded by the exons ATGAGTATTATatcgataataaaaaaaaaatgccaaaaaaaCGAATTGACCGACGACGAGATCAAATTTTTCGTAAAATGTACCGTGGATGGATGTATAGATCAATGTCAAATCG GAGCGATGTTAATGGCCTTGTATTTAAACGACTTGACCAATGCCGAGGTCTGTAATATGACCACGGCTATGGCGAGTTCGGGCAAAATACTCAAATTTAGATCGTCTGCAATTGTCGTGGACAAGCACAGCACCGGAGGCGTCGGGGATAAAGTCTCAATTCCGCTAGTACCTGCGCTGAGTGCCACCCAAGaagattttattatacctatggtGTCTGGCAGAGGACTCGAGTTTACGGGTGGCACGTTGGATAAACTCGAGAGTATTCCCG GATTTTCCTCCTTTAGTTTCGACGACCAACAACTGTTAGACATGGGCAATAATTTCGGATGTTTTATTGTTGGCTCAGACGATTTATCGCCGGCCGATTCTGTTCTATACAAAGCTCGAGATGTCACTGCAACGGTCGACAATGCTGGgttaattatag cgtctataatatctaaaaaagcAGCCGccggtattaaatatttaatactcgaTTTAAAAGTCGGATCAGCAAGTTTTTTCCATTCAATCGACGAAGCTAAATCCTTCGGAAAGCAATTT GTTTTAGTGGCTAAAATGATGGGCATTGAATGTAGAGTGTTGATGACTAGAATGTCAGCACCAATTGGTAATTATGTTGGTAATTCTTTGGAAATATTAGAATCCATAAATTGTTTAAGGGGAAAAGGGCCGAGTGACTTACAAGCTCTCGTTGAACTAATcg GCGGACATCTATTAGAAATGACTCATAAAGTAAGTTCGGTGAATGAAGGTAGTAAGCGGATGGCTGAGTCGTTAAATAACGGAACAGCTTTAGAAAAGTTCAAACAAATGTTAATCGAATTGAGAGTCGACGAGCGGATAGCAGATGAGTTATGTTATGGCAGTACAACTTCCGTTTTACCAATGGCCAAATACGAAATCGAAATTAAGGCTCTTACTTCAG GTTACGTGAATGGCATACATGGTATGAATATTGCTAAAGTCTGTAATAAATTGGGTGCCGGAAGACAATTTTCTAATCAAGCGATTGATCCAGCAGTCGGCATTCGCTTACTTGTAAAAAAAGGTGATCGTGTGGATATTGATACtgtttgtatggttttatatcaTAATGAGATTGATTTGAAtgaatcatatttaattttattacaacaatCGATTGAATTAGTGAATGAAATTGTAGAACCAGAAGATATTTTACTAGGAGTTATTGATTGTAATTAA